The region GGATCACGACGGGCGCCCTGCGCCCCGGCGACCGGGCGCCCTCGGTGCGGCAGATCGCCCAGCGGTGGGGCGTCGCGATCGCGACGGCGACCAGGGTGACGGCGGTCCTGCGCGACGAGGGGCTGGTGGAGTCGCGGGTCGGCTCCGGGACGGTGGTCACCGGCCGGGGTGTACGCGCGGGAACCGCCGGGGCGGTCGCGCCGGCCCCGGTCGCGGCCGCGCGGCGGCCCGGGGTGGCCCCTCCCCCGCTGAACAGGAGGAACGTTCTGCGGACCGCCATCGCCATCGCCGACGTCGAGGGCATCGACGCGGTGTCGATGCGGCGGCTGGCCTCCGAACTGGGCGTCGGGCCGATGTCGCTCTACCGGCACGTGGCGAACAAGGACGAACTCGTGCGGCTGATGGCCGACCAGGCCTTCGGCGAGGTCGAGCCGCCCGAGCCGGGGCCGCCGGGGTGGCGGGCCAAGCTGGAGCTGAGCGCCCGCGAGCAGTGGCGCCTGTGCCACCGGCACCTCTGGCTGGCCCGGGCCGTCTCGTTCACCCGCCCGTCGATGGCGCCCGCCATGATGGCGCACACCGAATGGGTGCTGCGGGCGCTCGACGGGCTCGGGCTGTCCGAGGTGACGCGGTTCCACGAGGCCG is a window of Nocardiopsis changdeensis DNA encoding:
- a CDS encoding TetR/AcrR family transcriptional regulator C-terminal domain-containing protein is translated as MPSSQPPPAPPYRQIAEEIRSWITTGALRPGDRAPSVRQIAQRWGVAIATATRVTAVLRDEGLVESRVGSGTVVTGRGVRAGTAGAVAPAPVAAARRPGVAPPPLNRRNVLRTAIAIADVEGIDAVSMRRLASELGVGPMSLYRHVANKDELVRLMADQAFGEVEPPEPGPPGWRAKLELSAREQWRLCHRHLWLARAVSFTRPSMAPAMMAHTEWVLRALDGLGLSEVTRFHEAVTLHSLVLGFGASLADEAEAEQSTGVTLDGWWRAERPRSEEVLGDGRFPLLAQVPRLTPSDLEELFEYGLARHLDGLAVLVERQAGHGDARP